Proteins encoded by one window of Nitrospiria bacterium:
- a CDS encoding TetR/AcrR family transcriptional regulator, whose protein sequence is MKTAQTRAPAREKLLDAAQRLMLAKGYPATTVDEICAAARLTKGSFFHYFESKEDLGKALLNRDDSSGQRMGRDALLARKRDPLERVYDYLDFAARRYQSPPGRNGCLLGNFAQELSDTHPAIRALCAERFDEWAATLKRALDEAKMTHRPRAALDTRSLAEHFIAVLEGSLILGKAHRDMRIVRKNLRHFKRYLKTIFQE, encoded by the coding sequence ATGAAAACGGCCCAGACGCGGGCTCCCGCCCGCGAAAAACTACTCGACGCGGCCCAACGGCTGATGCTGGCCAAAGGCTATCCCGCGACCACGGTCGACGAGATCTGCGCGGCGGCGAGGTTGACGAAAGGGAGCTTCTTCCATTATTTTGAAAGCAAGGAGGACCTGGGCAAAGCGCTTCTGAACCGCGATGACTCCTCCGGGCAGCGGATGGGACGGGACGCCCTCCTCGCAAGAAAGCGCGATCCCCTGGAACGGGTCTACGATTATCTGGATTTCGCCGCCCGGCGGTACCAAAGTCCGCCCGGTCGGAACGGCTGCCTGTTGGGAAACTTCGCCCAGGAGCTTTCGGATACGCACCCGGCAATCCGGGCGTTGTGCGCCGAGCGCTTCGACGAGTGGGCCGCGACGCTCAAGCGGGCCTTGGATGAAGCCAAGATGACGCATCGGCCGAGGGCCGCCCTGGACACCCGGAGTCTGGCCGAGCATTTCATCGCCGTCCTGGAGGGCTCGCTCATTCTGGGGAAGGCGCATCGGGACATGAGAATCGTCCGGAAGAATCTGCGCCATTTTAAACGGTACCTGAAGACGATTTTTCAAGAATGA